AATCTGGAGGTGATCTTGATGGCAAATTTCAGATTGCTATTAGAGGTGTTGGTTCTGTTACGGGTAGTAACGATCCATTAATAGTTGTTGATGGTGTGCCGCTGATTAGTGCAAGTTTTTCTACAATCAACCCTAAAGATATTGCTTCTATAGATATCTTAAAGGATGCTTCTGCAACTGCCATCTACGGAGCTAGAGCTGCCAATGGTGTAGTGATTATTACTACAAAAAAAGGAAAAATTGGAAAACCTCAATTGACATATAGTTCAGATTTAAGTGTTGAAAATATTATAAACAGTTACGATGTTATGTCAACAGAACAGCAGCGTTTACTTTTTGTTGAGGCATTTAAAAATTCCAATAGAAGTACAGCGGTCTATGATGACCCAAGCAATCCTATTTGGCAAACAGATACGGATTGGCAGGATTTAGGAACCCGAACTGGAATACGTCAAATACATAATATTAATTACTCGGGAGGTACGGAAAACACCCAATACTCAGCTTCGGCCTCGTATCAGAATAGAACAGGAACTATTTTAAATACTGATATCAAAACCTATTCCCTGAGAACCAATTTAAGTACTAAGGTTAATGATTGGCTTAAAATAAGCACGAATATTACCGGTAGTTATCAACCTGAGAATTATTCCAATGGTGATGACTGGGGAGCCACTGGTTACAGAGGATTGGCATACCATCACAGTTATACGGAAGCATATGATGCAAATGGTGAATTAACAAATATTGAAACATCTTCGGCACCATATTTTGGGGCTAACGCTAATCCTCTGGTTTCATTGCTTTTGCCGACACAAGAACGGAATACCACAAGGATATTAGGTAATTTTCAAGCCAATGTAAAACTGATGGACGGTTTATTTTTCAATACAAATTTGGGTGGAGATTTGGTAAGAATTGAAGAGTATAGCTACAATCCTATTTATCAAATAGGATTGATGATTAATAATCAAGGTTCGGTAACTGTAAGTAATAATAATGATACCAATTGGGTGGCTGATGCCACTCTGGATTATTCAAAGGATTTTAATAAGCACAGCCTAAAATTATTGGCTGGTATTTCAGCCCAACAGTTTTTGTTAAGAAGAACTGCGGCATCGGGAACCGGAACTATAGACAATTCGTTAAACCAACTCTCCAACCAAACTAGCTTTAATAGTACAGGTAGTAGTGTAAGAGGAGGTCTAGCCTCATCTTTTGCGCGTTTAAATTACGGGTATGATAATAAATACCTTTTAACGGCAACGGTTCGTAGAGATGGTTCTTCTCGTTTTGGCCCGGATAAAAGGTATGGGACTTTCCCTTCTGCTTCTGTAGCTTGGAGAGTATCACAAGAAAACTTTTTAAAAAACAGCACCGTTTTAAACGACTTAAAATTTAGAGTGAGCTACGGTCTTACCGGAAACCAAAACATTGGAAACTTTGAATTTATTACTAAGGCAGCGCCTACACCTTATGTGTATGGAAATACCGTAGCGGTTGGTAACTCTGCGTCCAACATTGGTAACCCTTCATTACAATGGGAAGCCAATAAGCAATTAGATATTGGAGTTGACTTTGCATTTTTTAAAAGTAGAATTAGCGGTACAATAGATTACTATGATAAAAAATCTGAAGACCTTTTAATTCAAAATCCAATTCCATTAACGGCAGGCGTTCCCAATGCACCTATCGTAAATATTGGCTCCGTTCGTAATTCAGGACTTGAATTTTCATTTTCATCAAGAAATTTGGTGGGTAAATTCACGTGGACCACAGATTTTAACATCGCGTATAATAAAAACGAGGTATTGGATATTGGAACGAACTCTGCCGGAGAACCTTTAGAAATTCCGGGTCAGAATATTCCTTTGTCCAATATTCCATCTAACTTAACTGTAGCCGGTAGACCAGTAGGCGCATTTAACATGTATGTCTATGATGGTGTATGGCAATTAGGGGAGGAAGCCGAAGCTGCAGCTTGGTCTAATGCCGTTCCTGGAGATCCTAGGTATAAGGATATTAATGAGAATGGTGTTTTAGATGCGGGAGATAGAACTTTTGTGGGAAATCCACATCCAAAGCTTATTGGCGGTATAGACAATACGTTTTCGTATAACAATTTGTCCTTGTCCATTTTTATGAATTATGCAACAGGTAATAAATTGTATAATTCTGCAAGAAACCTATTTTCAAGAGGGGTTCCTTTTGTGCAGAATTTTTCAGAAGCCTCTGATTTTTGGACTCCGGATAATCCGTCTGAAGTTCCTAGGCCTTCTCAAGGAGGTAATACAACAACTTTGGCAACCTTGGTTTCTACACGCTTTTTGGAAGATGCTAGTTTTTTAAGAGTGAAAAATGTAGCGCTAACCTATGACTTACCGAGTAAGATTTTTGATAATTCGTTCATACAAAGTGCTCAATTTACTGTTTCAGGAACTAATCTTTTGACCTTTACCAAGTATACGGGTCTTGATCCTGAGTCTTCAAGCAGGACAAGTTTACTGTCCGCAGGTATAGATTATACGCCTTACCCAAATACAAGGCAATATAATTTAGGAGTTAAAATCAGTTTTTAAATTAAATAGGGATAAGATGAAAAATTATATAAAATATATAGGTTTAGTATTAATTGGGGTAGCGTGTTTTAGCTGTAGTAAAATCTTGGACCCAGAACCAGAGGGTCAGGTCGCGTTAGAAGAACTTTTAGCCACGGAAGAAGGTCTAATAACTGGAGTTAATGGTGTTTATGCACCTTTGCAACCCATTTTTCAAAATACAATGGTTCAATTAGCGGGTCGTTCAAGTGATGATAGTTGGACATGGCGAAAGGAGACGGAATCAGATATTTTTAATATTGATGAGTCATTTGGATTGATTCAATCCACCTGGGAGAACCATTATCAAGGTATTACAAGAGCGAATACAGTTTTATCACGAATGACTTTAATAGAAGAGTTTTCAAGTGATGAAATGAAGTCTATAATTGAAGGGCAATGCAAGTTTATGCGTGGTTTTTATTACTTCCATTTAGTTCGCTTTTATGGAGGAGTGCCTTTAATACTGGAGGAGATTAAATCGCCTTCAGAAGCAGAATTGCCAAGAGCTTCTATTGAGGAAGTATATGCCCAAATAAAGTTAGACTTGAACGGGGCTATTACATTATTGCCAGAATCTTATTCCGGCGGTGCAGGAAGAGAAGTAGGACAGGCCACAAAATACGCGGCTATGGTTCTACTGGCAAAAGTAAACTTAGAACTGGAAGAATGGGAGGCTGCTGTAGAAAATACTACGGATATCATTGGAAAGGGTCGTTTGTTAGAAAACTATGCCGATAATTTCAATGGGTCTAGCGAGAACGGACCAGGCTCAATTTTTGAAGTACAGTATGGAGGTGAAACTGCTGCCACGACAACAACGTTAAGAAATACATTTGCACCAGAGGCTTTCCAAGGGGGAGCGGCATCTTTGCCAACAGATGACCAACTAAATGGGGAAGGTGGAAGTTTATCCTCGGGGTACGGTATTGTACAGGAATATGAGACAGGTGACAAAAGATTTGAAATAACGTTAGCAGATTATAATCTTGATAATTTTCTGTTTCCTGACCAACCAAAAGGCAGCCTTAAATTTGTAAATAAGTATTTGAATAATATAGACCAACCACCGAGTCAAAGTACTTGGAACTATCCTGTAATAAGATATGCCGATGTGTTATTAATGCGAGCCGAAGCATTGAATGAGGTAGCTTATGCTGCTAATGGAGAGGCTTTTGACCTTCTAAATGAAGTTAGGCTTAATGCTGGTCTTCCAGGTCATGATGCCACTACGCTTGCTTCTCAGGAAGAATTTAGATTAGCATTAAGGAAAGAGCGAAGAATAGAGTTGGCATTTGAAACCAAACGTTATTTTGATATGAATAGATGGGGGATATTGGAAGATCGTATTCAGTTTCAAATGGATATCAAGGGAGAGTTAACATTCCCAGCACAACGATTAATATCTCACCCAATCACGGGGAAACCATATTTTTTATATCCTATTCCACTAGTTGAGTTTTCAAACAATGCCAATATTCAGGAACAAAATCCAGGGTACTAGTAGGGTATATGCTAAACTTGGCTCGTAATATAAAACTTTTAAAGTATGAATTCTAAGCTAACCTATTTGGGAGTTAAGAGAGTGCGCATAGCGATATGGATATCGTTTATTACGGCATCTTGTGTTTCGCAAGTATCAAAATCTATAGACTTATCTAATCCAGAATATCTAAAACCTAACATTGTCTATATTTTGGCAGATGACATGGGGTACGGAGATTTGTCGTCGCTAAATCCAAAGTCGGGCATTCAAACGCCTAATATGGATAAAATAGTTGAAGAGGGAATGTATTTTACGGATGCCCATTCTAATTCAGCAGTTTGTACCCCGACCCGTTACGGTATTCTAACAGGGCGGTATGCTTGGCGAAGTCGTTTAAAAGAAGGGGTGCTATGGGGATATGATCCGCCTCTTATTGAGGATAACCGTACAACCGTTGCTTCATTTTTGAGTGATAATGGTTACCGAACGGCTTGTATTGGAAAATGGCACTTGGGCTTAGGCTGGCATGCTAAAGACACTGCAAAACCTATTGCAAAATATGAATGGGACAAGGTCTTTAAGGAAGGGGCGGATAGTAATGTTGATTTTAGCAAGCAAGTAAATGGCCCGAATACATTAGGTTTTGATTATTCTTATATTATTCCCTCTTCATTGGATATGACACCTTACTTGTATCTCGAGAATGAAAAGGCAACTGAATTGCCTACAGCTTACACATCAGGGAAAAGTGCGGATAAGGATGGTAGAGGTGTCTTTTGGCGTGCTGGAGAAGTTGCTCCAAATTTTAATTTTCATAATGTACTTGAGCATCTAACGGATAAGACCACAGACTATATAAAAAAGCAGAAGAATTCAAAAAAGCCGTTCTTTATTTATTTTCCATTAACCGCACCCCATACGCCGTGGTTGCCTACGGAAGCAGTAAACGGGAAATCCAATGCTGGCCGTTATGGTGATTTTGTAACCTTGGTAGATAATACCGTTGGTAAAGTACTTCAAGCTTTGGAGAAGTCAGGTCAGGCAGAAAACACTTTAATTATTGTTACTTCGGATAATGGTTCCAACTGGACCGAAGATGATAAAAAAGAATTTGAGCATCGTGCGAATTATATCTATCGCGGGCAGAAGGCTGATATTTATGAAGGAGGTCACCGGATTCCTTTTATAGCTAGGTGGCCCGGAACAATAGAAGCAGGGAGTGTTTCTAATCAAGTAATGTGTACGACAGATTTACTGGCTACTTTATCCGGTATTATAGGGAAAGAATTACCTAACAACTCGGGCGAGGACAGTTATAATATGCTGCCAGCTCTTACTGGAAATGCTAAAGAACAAATTCGTGATTATACGGTACATCATTCTCTAAATGGCTTTTTTGCCATTCGCAAAGGTCCATGGAAATTTACAACATTACTTGGTTCCGGAGGGTTTAGTAAGCCAGATTTGATTGAACCAGAAAAAGGAAATCCTAATGCTACTTTATTCAATTTAGAAGAGGACCCAAAGGAGATTCAGAATGTTTATGATGAAAATCCAGAAGTAGTCAAAGAGCTTTTAGTACTTCTTGAGGGTGCAAAAAAGTAAGTATTAAACGAGAGAGAAGTGTAGAGTATAGAATGCCACTTTATTAGAATATTATATACTTAAGAAATGAAAAAAGTACTAAAACGTTCAGTCGTTTGTTTTTTTATGGTTTTAATTGCTTCATGTGGAAACAACAAAGAAGTAAAAAAGGAAGTAACCATCAGTGAGGTATCTAAACCAAATATCGTAATAATTTATGCCGATGATATGGGTTATGGTGATTTGAACATTCAAAATCCAGATTCTAAAATACCAACGCCTAATCTAGATAAGTTAGCTTCCGAAGGGATGCGCTTTACGGATGCCCATAGTTCTTCTGGCATTTGCTCTCCTAGCCGTTATGCCCTGTTAACGGGTAAGTATCATTGGAGAAAGCAGCATGGTATAGTGCAATCATTTGGGGAGCCCTTTTTTAATGACACAGATATAACACTACCCCAAGTATTGCAAACATCCGGTTATACCACGGCCTGTATAGGAAAATGGCATTTGGGATGGGATTGGGAACTTAATAATGAACCTTCCGGAGAAACTATCCGTAATGGAAAATCAATAAAATTCTACCAGTCAAAAGATATAGATTGGAACAAACCTATAAATGGAGGTCCCTTAGACCGTGGGTTTGATTATTATTATGGAGACGGAACAATTAATTTTCCTCCATATACTTGGGTAGAAAATGAGAAGGTAATAACGGCGCCAACCGTGAATCAGGATATAGAGAATGGTAGTCACGTTACTAAAGAAGGGAATTGGGAATTTCGCCCAGGCCCTATGGTAGATGGTTGGGACCCTTATAAAGTTTTACCAACGCTTACGGAAAAGGCTGTGGAGTATGTAAACAAGCAATCAGAAGA
This genomic interval from Zobellia roscoffensis contains the following:
- a CDS encoding sulfatase family protein translates to MNSKLTYLGVKRVRIAIWISFITASCVSQVSKSIDLSNPEYLKPNIVYILADDMGYGDLSSLNPKSGIQTPNMDKIVEEGMYFTDAHSNSAVCTPTRYGILTGRYAWRSRLKEGVLWGYDPPLIEDNRTTVASFLSDNGYRTACIGKWHLGLGWHAKDTAKPIAKYEWDKVFKEGADSNVDFSKQVNGPNTLGFDYSYIIPSSLDMTPYLYLENEKATELPTAYTSGKSADKDGRGVFWRAGEVAPNFNFHNVLEHLTDKTTDYIKKQKNSKKPFFIYFPLTAPHTPWLPTEAVNGKSNAGRYGDFVTLVDNTVGKVLQALEKSGQAENTLIIVTSDNGSNWTEDDKKEFEHRANYIYRGQKADIYEGGHRIPFIARWPGTIEAGSVSNQVMCTTDLLATLSGIIGKELPNNSGEDSYNMLPALTGNAKEQIRDYTVHHSLNGFFAIRKGPWKFTTLLGSGGFSKPDLIEPEKGNPNATLFNLEEDPKEIQNVYDENPEVVKELLVLLEGAKK
- a CDS encoding RagB/SusD family nutrient uptake outer membrane protein produces the protein MKNYIKYIGLVLIGVACFSCSKILDPEPEGQVALEELLATEEGLITGVNGVYAPLQPIFQNTMVQLAGRSSDDSWTWRKETESDIFNIDESFGLIQSTWENHYQGITRANTVLSRMTLIEEFSSDEMKSIIEGQCKFMRGFYYFHLVRFYGGVPLILEEIKSPSEAELPRASIEEVYAQIKLDLNGAITLLPESYSGGAGREVGQATKYAAMVLLAKVNLELEEWEAAVENTTDIIGKGRLLENYADNFNGSSENGPGSIFEVQYGGETAATTTTLRNTFAPEAFQGGAASLPTDDQLNGEGGSLSSGYGIVQEYETGDKRFEITLADYNLDNFLFPDQPKGSLKFVNKYLNNIDQPPSQSTWNYPVIRYADVLLMRAEALNEVAYAANGEAFDLLNEVRLNAGLPGHDATTLASQEEFRLALRKERRIELAFETKRYFDMNRWGILEDRIQFQMDIKGELTFPAQRLISHPITGKPYFLYPIPLVEFSNNANIQEQNPGY
- a CDS encoding TonB-dependent receptor, yielding MKLTVLFTIISLFQIQANTYSQTKKISLNMPDATVQEVIQEIEELSDFKFLFNRKHVDVNKSVSIKVEKKLISTILDELFDGTNVKFEILKKQIILKKTKIPIQDINYSPKIGQVLKTLDQFTVSGMVTDQEGSPLPGANIIEKGTTNGITADFDGNFSIEVSDINATLVVSYIGFSTKEVALEGQTEITVQLAESAAGLDEVVVVGYGVQKKSDITGAVSNISEEKLQSRPAANFSDALQGRSSGVQIRQSGGDLDGKFQIAIRGVGSVTGSNDPLIVVDGVPLISASFSTINPKDIASIDILKDASATAIYGARAANGVVIITTKKGKIGKPQLTYSSDLSVENIINSYDVMSTEQQRLLFVEAFKNSNRSTAVYDDPSNPIWQTDTDWQDLGTRTGIRQIHNINYSGGTENTQYSASASYQNRTGTILNTDIKTYSLRTNLSTKVNDWLKISTNITGSYQPENYSNGDDWGATGYRGLAYHHSYTEAYDANGELTNIETSSAPYFGANANPLVSLLLPTQERNTTRILGNFQANVKLMDGLFFNTNLGGDLVRIEEYSYNPIYQIGLMINNQGSVTVSNNNDTNWVADATLDYSKDFNKHSLKLLAGISAQQFLLRRTAASGTGTIDNSLNQLSNQTSFNSTGSSVRGGLASSFARLNYGYDNKYLLTATVRRDGSSRFGPDKRYGTFPSASVAWRVSQENFLKNSTVLNDLKFRVSYGLTGNQNIGNFEFITKAAPTPYVYGNTVAVGNSASNIGNPSLQWEANKQLDIGVDFAFFKSRISGTIDYYDKKSEDLLIQNPIPLTAGVPNAPIVNIGSVRNSGLEFSFSSRNLVGKFTWTTDFNIAYNKNEVLDIGTNSAGEPLEIPGQNIPLSNIPSNLTVAGRPVGAFNMYVYDGVWQLGEEAEAAAWSNAVPGDPRYKDINENGVLDAGDRTFVGNPHPKLIGGIDNTFSYNNLSLSIFMNYATGNKLYNSARNLFSRGVPFVQNFSEASDFWTPDNPSEVPRPSQGGNTTTLATLVSTRFLEDASFLRVKNVALTYDLPSKIFDNSFIQSAQFTVSGTNLLTFTKYTGLDPESSSRTSLLSAGIDYTPYPNTRQYNLGVKISF
- a CDS encoding sulfatase family protein, coding for MKKVLKRSVVCFFMVLIASCGNNKEVKKEVTISEVSKPNIVIIYADDMGYGDLNIQNPDSKIPTPNLDKLASEGMRFTDAHSSSGICSPSRYALLTGKYHWRKQHGIVQSFGEPFFNDTDITLPQVLQTSGYTTACIGKWHLGWDWELNNEPSGETIRNGKSIKFYQSKDIDWNKPINGGPLDRGFDYYYGDGTINFPPYTWVENEKVITAPTVNQDIENGSHVTKEGNWEFRPGPMVDGWDPYKVLPTLTEKAVEYVNKQSEDKPFFLYLALPSPHAPIIPNDEFIGKSEAGGYGDFMVQTDWVAGQVLKALKAKGLEENTIVIFSADNGPEKYAFARAEKYGHFSMGNLRGLKRDVWEGGHHVPFVVKWPGKIEKGSISNEVISQVDIMATLATLTKSDLPKTAAPDSYNLLPVFLGEEYTSPLREATVHNTFEDKWGLRQGKWLYINAPSGEHSKMPDSFKKLRGYSDFKTEGLLYDMENDPEQRKNLYAEHPDKIKNMALLLEKYKEQGYSVDHSEVIIN